Genomic segment of Sphingobium sp. EM0848:
CTCGAAGTCCATCCTGAAGAATATCGGGTTTGATTTCTTCATCCTCTATCATTTGCCGCAAGCGCGACGTCACGAGATTTGCCAGGGCGTGAATGACCTCATCGCTCAGGGAAATATCGTCCACAATATCGCCGAAGTGTTGCCACTGCATTCGATCGTCAAAGCGCACGAACGGGTCGAGTCTGGCAGTGCCATCGGCAATATCGTTCTTGCGGTCTGAGGGCGGGAGCGCGAGCATGTCAAACTATCGCACAACCTATGATGAGTGGATGGCCGATCCCCTGAGCTTCTGGGCGGCGGCTGCCACTGCAGTGGATTGGATCGCAACGCCAACAGAGAGCGTCGTTGATCCACAAGGATTGGCCAGTTGGTTTGCCGATGGAACGTGCAACGTCTGCTGGAATGCGGTCGATCGGCACGTCGTTGCCGGGCGGGGTGACGAAGCCGCGCTGATTTATGACAGCGCCATTCTCGGCATCAGCAAGACACTGACCTTTTCGCAGTTGCTGGACGCGGTCGAACTGTTTTCGTCGGTGCTGCGCAGCCATGGCGTAGCGAAGGGCGACCGGGTCATCATCTATATGCCGATGATCCCCGAAGCAGTCATCGCGATGCTGGCTTGCGCGCGTCTGGGAGCGGTCCATTCGGTTGTCTTCGGCGGCTTTGCTGCGCACGAATTGACAGTTCGCATCGATGATGCCGAACCCAAAGTTGTCGTTTCGGCATCGTGCGGATTGGAGCCGAACCGGATAATTGCGTACAAACCACTGCTCGACGAAGCCATAGCAAATAGTCGCCATAAGCCCGAGGCGGTAATCGTCCTCCAGCGGCCGCAGCTTTTTTGCGAACTACGCCCTGAACGTGATTACGATTGGAATGCCGAGTGGAGTGCCGCGATTACTCGTGGCGACAGGCCGGAATGTGTCGAAGTGCGAAGCACCGATCCGCTCTATATCCTCTACACGTCCGGTACGACCGGCAAGCCAAAGGGCGTTGTTAGGCAACAGGGCGGCTATATGGTCGCCCTGGTTTGGTCGATGAAGAATGTCTTCGGCATCGGTGCAGGCGATGTCTACTGGGCCGCATCCGATCTCGGCTGGGTCGTGGGACATTCCTATATTACCTACGGCCCGTTGCTTGCCGGATGCGCCACCGTCATCTTTGAAGGAAAGCCTGTCGGCACGCCCGATGCGAGCACCTTCTGGCGCGTGATATCGCAGCACAAGGTGAATTTGCTGTTCACGGCCCCAACGGCCCTGCGCGCAATTCGCAAGGAAGACGCAGGCGGCGTGCTGCCACAGAAATTCGATCTGTCTTCGCTGCGTGCGATTTATATCGGCGGAGAGCGGGGCGATCCAAGCGTCATCAAATGGGCAGAATCTGCGCTGGACGTTCCGGTGCTGGATAACTGGTGGCAGACCGAGACCGGTTGGCCGATGACTGCCAATCCGACCGGATTGGGAACAATC
This window contains:
- a CDS encoding AMP-binding protein; translated protein: MSNYRTTYDEWMADPLSFWAAAATAVDWIATPTESVVDPQGLASWFADGTCNVCWNAVDRHVVAGRGDEAALIYDSAILGISKTLTFSQLLDAVELFSSVLRSHGVAKGDRVIIYMPMIPEAVIAMLACARLGAVHSVVFGGFAAHELTVRIDDAEPKVVVSASCGLEPNRIIAYKPLLDEAIANSRHKPEAVIVLQRPQLFCELRPERDYDWNAEWSAAITRGDRPECVEVRSTDPLYILYTSGTTGKPKGVVRQQGGYMVALVWSMKNVFGIGAGDVYWAASDLGWVVGHSYITYGPLLAGCATVIFEGKPVGTPDASTFWRVISQHKVNLLFTAPTALRAIRKEDAGGVLPQKFDLSSLRAIYIGGERGDPSVIKWAESALDVPVLDNWWQTETGWPMTANPTGLGTIEVKYGSAAVPMPGYDIQILDAEGEPAPIGETGSIAVKLPLPPGALQTLWNNHGGFEESYLTEFPGYYKTGDAGYIDQDGYVFIMSRTDDIINVAGHRLSTGSIEEAISTVDQIAECAVVGVADGIKGEVPLVLFVVSDGASAKSAEISAMATSAVRSRIGSIATPKIILSISRLPKTRSGKILRSTIRKIANGEPWTMPPTIEDPSVLDEVSAALAGVGLPEKLGTEGEI